One genomic region from Pseudomonas sp. R5-89-07 encodes:
- a CDS encoding acyltransferase — translation MTHSRLYHSYANVRLDSLTGFRFVAAALVFFFHASLTKIIGFNPFADQEIIARFQRLFSVGGWIGVSFFFVLSGFVITWSARRNDTLGAFWRRRLVKIYPNHVVTFVLAMIVFAVPLTAVSAWLPNLLLVHAWVPDMSVFLSVNGPSWSLCCELTFYLAFPFLLRALWKVPEDRLWLTAGLTVCTMAATHWLIAEVVNSTPQIVEYPISLNQWWLAYYFPPLRLFEFVLGMLMARILMAGRWIAIPLAPALALATVAYCLAGEVPFMYSLSLTTVVPIALLITSLAAADVAQRKSWFRHPLMVWLGEISFGFYMIHLLIMMCVTSLLDGQRFSVVPASLILAATFYLSLLGGWLLFVFVEQPVMRRWGKAKPMERPLSVPQV, via the coding sequence ATGACGCATTCACGCCTGTACCACAGCTATGCAAACGTGCGCCTGGACTCCCTGACGGGGTTTCGATTTGTCGCGGCTGCCCTGGTGTTCTTCTTCCATGCCTCACTGACCAAGATCATCGGCTTCAATCCGTTTGCCGATCAAGAGATCATCGCCCGCTTCCAGCGCCTGTTCAGTGTAGGCGGCTGGATTGGCGTCTCGTTTTTCTTCGTGCTCAGTGGCTTCGTCATCACTTGGTCGGCCCGCAGGAACGATACGCTCGGGGCGTTCTGGCGCCGGCGCCTGGTGAAGATCTATCCCAACCATGTGGTCACCTTCGTCCTGGCGATGATCGTGTTCGCCGTACCGCTGACGGCCGTCAGCGCCTGGCTGCCCAACTTACTGCTAGTCCATGCCTGGGTGCCGGACATGTCGGTATTCCTGAGTGTCAACGGGCCGTCCTGGTCGCTGTGCTGTGAATTGACGTTCTACCTGGCATTCCCGTTTCTCTTGCGCGCGTTGTGGAAGGTCCCGGAGGACCGGCTCTGGCTGACCGCCGGCCTGACCGTCTGCACGATGGCCGCAACTCACTGGCTCATCGCCGAAGTCGTCAACAGTACGCCGCAGATCGTCGAATACCCGATCTCTCTGAATCAGTGGTGGTTGGCCTACTACTTTCCGCCGCTCAGGCTATTCGAGTTCGTGCTCGGCATGTTGATGGCGCGGATCCTGATGGCCGGCCGCTGGATTGCCATTCCGTTGGCACCGGCCCTGGCATTGGCGACGGTAGCCTACTGCCTCGCAGGGGAAGTGCCTTTTATGTACAGCCTTTCGCTGACGACCGTGGTCCCGATTGCCTTACTGATCACCAGCCTGGCTGCTGCCGATGTTGCGCAACGCAAGTCCTGGTTTCGTCATCCGCTGATGGTCTGGCTGGGGGAAATTTCGTTCGGCTTCTACATGATCCACCTGCTGATCATGATGTGCGTGACCTCATTGTTGGACGGACAACGTTTTTCCGTTGTACCGGCGTCTCTCATTCTTGCCGCCACGTTCTATCTGTCACTCCTGGGTGGCTGGCTGCTGTTTGTCTTCGTTGAGCAGCCTGTCATGCGGCGCTGGGGCAAGGCCAAGCCGATGGAGCGGCCATTGAGTGTGCCCCAGGTCTGA
- a CDS encoding serine hydrolase, with translation MTVKETIQLSSATATDPMQARIDAALNSAIEDKRLVGAVVLVARRGEITYRNAAGLADREADLPMRTDALFRLSSVTKPITSAAALALVAQGRIGLDDPIARWLPEFQPTLSDGTPASISVRQLLSHTAGLGYGFLEAQGGGAYAQAGVCDGLERAPLTLEENIRRLATAPLLYRPGTDWGYSIATDVLGALIANVCQTSLADAIDQLVCEPLGLSDTRFNVVDTARLTAAYLNAAPAPRRMNGVEVIEVFENTAGIRMEADRALDSNAYDSGGSGMIGSAEEFLTVLETLRQGGGPLMPASLAKEMGTVQTGSLALANWPGRGFGLGFTVLADPAAAQSPESVGTWRLGGAYGHSWFVDPVQQITVVAFTNTAFEGMFGQFTVDLCNAVYGAD, from the coding sequence ATGACCGTCAAAGAAACCATTCAATTATCCAGCGCCACCGCCACTGACCCCATGCAGGCGCGAATCGACGCTGCCCTCAATAGTGCCATCGAAGACAAACGCCTGGTGGGCGCCGTGGTGCTGGTTGCCCGGCGTGGCGAAATCACTTATCGCAACGCCGCAGGTCTGGCGGACCGAGAGGCTGACCTGCCGATGCGCACCGACGCCTTGTTCCGGCTCTCCTCGGTGACCAAACCTATCACCTCGGCCGCCGCCCTGGCCTTGGTTGCCCAAGGCCGTATTGGCCTGGATGATCCTATCGCTCGATGGCTACCAGAGTTCCAGCCAACCCTGTCGGACGGTACGCCCGCGTCCATCAGCGTACGCCAGTTACTCAGCCATACGGCCGGCCTGGGCTACGGATTTCTCGAAGCCCAGGGTGGCGGCGCGTATGCGCAGGCCGGTGTGTGCGACGGGCTTGAACGTGCGCCGCTGACCCTGGAGGAAAACATCCGGCGGCTGGCGACCGCACCGCTGCTCTATCGCCCTGGCACTGATTGGGGTTACTCAATCGCCACCGACGTATTGGGTGCCCTCATCGCCAACGTGTGCCAAACCAGTCTGGCTGACGCGATCGATCAACTGGTGTGCGAGCCACTCGGCCTGTCCGACACCCGTTTCAACGTCGTCGACACCGCCCGCCTGACGGCCGCGTACCTCAATGCCGCTCCCGCGCCTCGTCGCATGAATGGCGTGGAAGTGATCGAGGTTTTCGAGAACACCGCAGGCATCCGGATGGAGGCGGATCGGGCACTCGATAGCAATGCCTATGATTCGGGAGGCTCGGGGATGATCGGCTCCGCGGAAGAATTCCTGACGGTGCTCGAAACGTTGCGCCAGGGGGGCGGGCCGCTCATGCCAGCGAGCCTGGCGAAGGAAATGGGCACCGTCCAGACCGGCAGCCTGGCGCTCGCCAATTGGCCTGGGCGTGGTTTCGGCCTGGGGTTCACCGTGCTGGCTGACCCTGCGGCGGCACAATCACCGGAGTCCGTCGGCACCTGGCGACTGGGCGGGGCTTACGGGCACTCCTGGTTTGTCGATCCGGTGCAGCAGATCACTGTGGTGGCGTTCACCAACACCGCCTTCGAAGGGATGTTCGGGCAGTTCACCGTCGATCTGTGCAATGCCGTTTATGGCGCTGACTGA